The Planctomicrobium piriforme genome window below encodes:
- a CDS encoding tetratricopeptide repeat protein yields the protein MSRAFRSLLLCLALLACAGPALAFQAPSELDTIKDQADTAYRNRDFPKAIQLCDRALAQAPTDHVALYLRGSSRVELGILMGNDELVRQGIADSREGIRHEGKGKAEYYLPYIYGMSHLSALEGKTVHAQTARTVADSVLDRDDLTPEQRANLIYQRAQANMQLKDFKASELDLQEVLKLSPKHLAAHMLMADLAARTKTPAEAIAAYGKVVDEFPDNALTYNNRGMYLQSIGRTQEAIGDFNKAVQIDPKFLPAYINRGFALLENGDAAGAEAALTQAITIDPQQIGALSLRATARLNQEKSQDALADYRQVVQMAPQSPMAYADLGFAQFFTLDFPGALSSFKTALKLDSKLRFLVPWKLACEMRLQQVDSAAYQDVLAKSDTSRDWVDNLLLFQLGKVDATQLLQSVSATDQNARNAQLCEGYYFIGMELQRRGRGADAVAYFKQATQRKLPKLSAYRGAMVALGQSASLPK from the coding sequence ATGTCTCGTGCGTTCAGGAGTCTGCTGCTGTGTCTGGCGTTGTTGGCGTGTGCTGGTCCAGCACTCGCGTTCCAGGCTCCGTCAGAACTCGACACCATTAAAGATCAGGCGGACACCGCCTATCGCAACCGCGATTTTCCCAAAGCAATCCAGCTTTGCGATCGCGCACTGGCTCAGGCCCCGACCGACCATGTAGCCCTCTATCTCCGCGGCAGCAGCCGCGTCGAACTCGGCATCCTGATGGGGAATGACGAACTCGTTCGCCAGGGAATTGCCGACTCGCGCGAAGGCATTCGCCACGAAGGCAAGGGGAAAGCCGAATACTATCTCCCCTACATCTACGGCATGAGCCACCTTTCGGCCCTGGAAGGCAAAACCGTCCACGCTCAGACCGCGCGGACCGTCGCCGACTCGGTGCTCGACCGGGATGACCTCACTCCCGAGCAACGGGCAAACCTGATCTATCAGCGCGCCCAGGCCAACATGCAGCTCAAGGACTTCAAAGCGTCGGAGCTCGACCTGCAGGAAGTCCTTAAGCTTTCGCCCAAGCACCTTGCTGCTCACATGCTCATGGCGGATCTGGCTGCCCGCACCAAGACCCCAGCCGAAGCGATTGCCGCTTACGGCAAAGTGGTTGACGAGTTTCCCGACAACGCCCTCACCTACAACAATCGCGGCATGTACCTGCAGTCGATCGGTCGCACCCAGGAAGCAATCGGCGACTTCAACAAGGCGGTCCAGATCGATCCCAAGTTCCTCCCGGCCTATATCAATCGCGGGTTTGCCCTGCTCGAAAACGGCGACGCCGCCGGAGCCGAAGCCGCTCTGACTCAGGCGATCACCATCGATCCCCAGCAGATTGGCGCCCTCAGCCTGCGGGCCACCGCCCGGCTCAATCAGGAAAAATCACAGGACGCTCTGGCCGACTATCGTCAGGTCGTGCAGATGGCCCCGCAGAGCCCGATGGCTTATGCCGACCTCGGCTTTGCCCAGTTCTTCACCCTCGATTTCCCTGGGGCATTGTCTTCGTTCAAGACGGCTCTGAAGCTCGACAGCAAACTGCGGTTTCTGGTTCCCTGGAAGCTCGCCTGTGAAATGCGGCTGCAACAGGTCGACTCGGCCGCCTACCAGGATGTGCTGGCCAAATCCGACACGTCCCGCGACTGGGTCGATAACCTGCTGCTGTTCCAGCTCGGCAAAGTCGACGCCACCCAGTTGCTGCAGTCGGTCAGTGCGACCGATCAGAACGCCCGTAATGCCCAGCTTTGTGAAGGCTACTACTTCATTGGGATGGAACTGCAGCGTCGTGGTCGCGGCGCAGATGCCGTCGCTTACTTCAAGCAAGCGACCCAGCGTAAGCTCCCCAAGCTGTCCGCTTACCGCGGCGCCATGGTCGCCCTGGGCCAGTCTGCCTCGTTGCCGAAGTAG
- the ruvA gene encoding Holliday junction branch migration protein RuvA, with the protein MIRKITGRLAALEVQEASIEVGAFEYEVLIPECVRRQLQPKLDQTVTLVTIEYLDGNPQKGKLVPRLVGFLHPAEKQFFELICQVDGVGVKKALQAMVRPVKEVATAIEEQDIRTLSTLPGVGPAVAERIVAKLRRKMARFALMVDDGAPSELVTANSVTHEAYEALLALGHSAIDAREKIDHVSDTKAKFKSVEELLQEIYRQQRPGK; encoded by the coding sequence ATGATTCGCAAGATCACCGGCCGGCTTGCCGCGCTGGAGGTGCAGGAAGCGTCAATCGAAGTCGGCGCGTTCGAATACGAAGTCCTCATTCCCGAGTGCGTCCGGCGGCAATTGCAGCCGAAGCTCGACCAGACGGTCACACTCGTCACGATTGAGTACCTCGACGGCAACCCTCAAAAAGGGAAACTCGTCCCGCGACTCGTCGGTTTTCTGCATCCCGCCGAAAAACAGTTCTTCGAACTCATCTGTCAGGTCGACGGCGTCGGCGTCAAAAAGGCACTCCAGGCGATGGTCCGGCCTGTCAAAGAAGTCGCGACCGCCATCGAGGAACAGGACATCCGCACTCTCAGCACACTGCCTGGCGTGGGCCCCGCAGTCGCCGAAAGGATCGTCGCCAAGCTTCGCCGCAAAATGGCCCGCTTCGCACTCATGGTCGATGATGGCGCCCCCTCCGAACTGGTCACTGCCAACAGCGTGACGCACGAGGCCTATGAAGCATTGCTGGCCCTCGGGCACTCGGCCATCGATGCCCGCGAGAAGATCGATCATGTGTCAGACACGAAGGCCAAATTCAAATCGGTGGAAGAACTCCTGCAGGAAATCTACCGCCAGCAGCGGCCAGGCAAATGA
- a CDS encoding TolC family protein, producing the protein MHYRRSAQSAGKAGSQKSLAVCLAVCLLLAACRQPHDPIQYHGKPKPADYIDQATRITYPDLDLPPEPDVVFSQHPRTVRSKEKEEIWDLSLAECIQLTLTNSKVIRNQGQFLSPQNPIMSYPDNVSSVYDPAIQESGVLFGQRGVEAALADFDTRLTSQMLWGRNETVQNNTLSLGLPAGETLTQETGAFSTGLRKQLATGGVVNLSQSWNYTGSNIGTPPLLFPSVYEGTAQLQFRQPLLAGGGVEYTRIAGPISDNIQGVTGVQQGVIITRINDDIALADFERNVQQMVHDVETLYWQLHLAYRTYNAMAEARDSALEIWRTVDSQVRGDTGSGGAQEAELRDSYLTFEGQVEASRDAIYAGEAQLRLLMGLPVNDGRVIRPIDEPVTAEFAPDWQLALEQAFRHRPEVRRQKWNIRSLELQCRAAENLLMPRLDFVSSYQLNGFGDDLFDIGNGTATGQYASAYKSLASRDQTGWNLGFEFSVPFGRRYAHAQVRSLELRLSKAQAMLSEQEVEISHEVAAVFRDIDRNFVAMENAFNRLQVSKERVRITESQYHNDPTQYPIESIVRAQQALSQAHVAFVTALLQYQTAIGDLYYRTGRTLVVNNVHLMEGPWCAAAQVDADRNYKARQYAHPPIIDRDIVDPVSAGSDSSFDGDPTFIPDVLPIQQRSPEPTPSSEPDIPRLPKPEPTGPPLLIQLPDELSLE; encoded by the coding sequence GAGCCCGACGTGGTGTTTTCACAGCACCCGCGCACGGTTCGCAGTAAAGAGAAGGAAGAGATCTGGGATCTCAGTCTGGCGGAGTGCATTCAACTCACCTTGACCAATAGCAAGGTGATCCGTAACCAGGGCCAGTTCCTGAGTCCGCAGAACCCGATCATGTCTTACCCCGACAATGTCTCGTCAGTTTATGACCCGGCCATTCAGGAGTCAGGCGTGCTCTTCGGCCAGCGCGGGGTGGAAGCGGCATTGGCAGACTTCGATACCCGCCTCACATCGCAAATGCTGTGGGGGCGCAATGAAACGGTGCAGAACAACACCCTCTCGCTGGGTCTGCCCGCCGGCGAAACCCTGACGCAGGAGACCGGAGCGTTCAGCACCGGCCTGCGAAAGCAGTTGGCGACCGGCGGCGTGGTGAACCTCAGCCAGAGCTGGAATTACACCGGCAGCAACATCGGGACTCCACCGCTGCTATTCCCGTCCGTCTACGAAGGAACCGCGCAGCTGCAGTTCCGCCAGCCGTTGCTGGCCGGGGGGGGCGTCGAATACACCCGTATCGCCGGTCCGATCTCTGACAACATTCAAGGGGTGACCGGGGTGCAGCAAGGGGTGATCATCACCCGTATCAACGACGATATCGCTCTTGCCGACTTCGAGCGTAATGTGCAGCAGATGGTCCACGATGTCGAAACGCTGTACTGGCAACTGCATCTGGCTTACCGCACCTACAATGCAATGGCCGAAGCCCGAGATTCCGCTCTGGAAATCTGGCGAACGGTCGACTCTCAGGTTCGCGGCGACACCGGTTCCGGCGGCGCACAGGAAGCCGAACTTCGCGACAGTTACCTGACGTTCGAAGGTCAGGTGGAAGCCTCCCGTGACGCCATCTATGCGGGCGAAGCCCAGTTGCGACTGCTGATGGGCCTGCCGGTGAACGACGGTCGGGTGATCCGCCCCATCGACGAGCCCGTCACGGCCGAGTTCGCTCCTGACTGGCAATTGGCGCTCGAGCAGGCGTTTCGACATCGCCCGGAAGTGCGTCGTCAGAAATGGAACATCCGCAGCCTCGAACTGCAATGCCGCGCCGCTGAAAATCTGCTAATGCCCCGGCTCGATTTCGTGTCGTCCTATCAGCTCAACGGCTTCGGCGACGACCTGTTCGACATTGGGAACGGCACGGCCACAGGGCAATATGCCAGCGCCTACAAAAGTCTCGCCAGCCGGGACCAGACGGGCTGGAACCTTGGCTTTGAGTTCTCGGTTCCCTTCGGCAGGCGTTATGCACATGCCCAGGTCCGATCGCTCGAATTGCGGCTTTCCAAAGCCCAGGCGATGTTGAGCGAGCAGGAGGTCGAAATCAGTCACGAAGTCGCCGCCGTGTTCCGCGACATCGACCGCAACTTTGTCGCCATGGAGAATGCGTTTAACCGGCTGCAGGTGTCAAAAGAGCGGGTGCGGATCACCGAATCCCAGTACCACAACGACCCGACCCAGTACCCCATCGAAAGCATCGTGCGGGCACAGCAGGCGCTCTCGCAGGCCCATGTGGCTTTCGTCACGGCGCTGCTGCAATACCAGACCGCCATCGGCGACCTGTATTACCGCACCGGCCGCACCTTGGTCGTGAACAACGTGCATTTGATGGAAGGCCCCTGGTGTGCGGCTGCACAAGTCGATGCGGATCGCAACTACAAGGCGCGCCAGTACGCTCATCCCCCGATCATCGATCGCGACATCGTCGACCCGGTTTCCGCGGGGAGCGACTCGTCGTTCGATGGAGACCCGACGTTCATCCCGGATGTCCTGCCGATCCAGCAGCGTTCTCCGGAGCCGACCCCGAGCAGCGAACCCGACATCCCGAGGCTTCCCAAGCCAGAACCGACTGGCCCGCCGCTCCTCATTCAACTTCCGGATGAGTTGTCACTGGAGTGA
- a CDS encoding Uma2 family endonuclease codes for MSVSALKRLSADEYLAIERAAETKSDFYNGVMSARSLACEPEVLIATNLSTALGNALTCGRYRVYGSDLRLKTPTGLYTYPDVTVACGSPKFLDGRRDTLLNPLAIFEVLSPSTEAYDRGKKFEHFRHVDSLQSYVLVARDRRSVEVYSRQESGWLLTTAVSGEVAIPALDVVLKLDELYTFVELPPSEPLPDVG; via the coding sequence ATGTCAGTCTCAGCTCTGAAACGTCTGAGTGCGGATGAATATCTTGCGATTGAGCGGGCGGCCGAGACCAAGAGCGACTTCTACAATGGAGTCATGTCTGCCAGGAGTCTGGCGTGTGAACCTGAGGTTCTGATCGCGACCAACCTCTCGACTGCGCTGGGAAATGCTCTGACTTGCGGTCGCTATCGGGTTTACGGGAGTGATTTGCGTCTGAAGACGCCGACCGGACTCTACACTTACCCCGACGTGACCGTGGCTTGCGGTTCGCCGAAGTTTCTCGATGGCCGCCGGGACACGCTGCTGAATCCGCTGGCGATCTTCGAAGTCCTGTCCCCTTCGACCGAAGCCTATGATCGGGGCAAGAAGTTCGAACACTTCCGGCACGTTGACTCGCTGCAGTCGTATGTGCTGGTGGCACGGGATCGGCGGTCGGTGGAAGTTTACAGCCGCCAGGAGAGCGGCTGGCTGCTGACGACGGCCGTATCAGGCGAGGTTGCCATTCCGGCTCTGGATGTCGTGCTGAAACTCGATGAACTCTATACGTTCGTCGAACTACCCCCGAGTGAGCCGCTGCCGGATGTGGGCTGA
- a CDS encoding thioredoxin domain-containing protein: MSHASPHDRPANRLAQETSPYLLQHAHNPVDWHPWGDEAFAKAAAENKPIFLSVGYSACHWCHVMERESFENEGIAAYLNEHYVSIKVDREERPDVDQIYMSAVQLITRRGGWPMSVFLTPEKKPFYGGTYWPPTSRMGMPGFRDILVKLHDYWVNKRDEVENSADQLVGAIDDLAAPEFVSAELNPETIQQATAALVQSADRVHGGFGGAPKFPHAMDIRVLLRGWKRFGDDNALQTALLTLSKMAHGGIYDHLGGGFHRYSTDAFWLVPHFEKMLYDNALLVPAYLEAFQISRDAGYATVVRETLDYVLREMTAPEGGFYSTQDADSEGVEGKFFVWTEKEILEVLGPLDGELFNDCYDVSPRGNWEGHSILNRPRGWSELAALHGMPLEDLEARLKGSRETLLRVRGERVWPGRDDKILSGWNGMMIAAFAQASLVLDEPRYREAAVKGCEFVLGQMRDGAGRLLHSWKEGRARFAAYLDDYACLIDGLVETFQASGRVDFLDAAQQLAEDAIEHFADKEQGGFFYTANDHEQLITRTKDSQDNATPSGNGMMATALLKLARLTSRADLEESAVRTLDYLSGLLAEHPRAAGQALIALDALLGPSPEIVISDAGDGLADQLARKVWDAFLPNKVYARRSKSDASTLELFAGKESGATSQLFLCDRGACQTPVSDLAEAELKIGTLAGHSS, translated from the coding sequence ATGTCTCATGCTTCCCCTCACGACCGCCCGGCTAATCGGCTGGCGCAGGAAACCAGTCCTTATCTGTTGCAGCATGCGCACAATCCGGTGGACTGGCACCCGTGGGGTGACGAGGCGTTTGCGAAGGCGGCTGCCGAGAACAAGCCGATTTTTCTGTCAGTCGGCTACAGCGCCTGCCACTGGTGTCATGTGATGGAGCGAGAGAGCTTTGAAAATGAAGGGATCGCGGCCTACCTGAACGAGCACTATGTCTCGATCAAAGTGGACCGGGAAGAGCGGCCGGACGTCGATCAGATCTATATGTCGGCGGTGCAACTGATCACCCGTCGCGGCGGCTGGCCGATGTCGGTGTTTCTGACGCCGGAAAAGAAACCGTTTTACGGCGGCACCTATTGGCCGCCGACCTCACGGATGGGCATGCCGGGGTTTCGGGATATTCTCGTCAAGCTGCACGATTACTGGGTCAACAAGCGGGATGAAGTCGAGAACAGTGCCGACCAGTTGGTCGGCGCGATTGACGATCTCGCGGCGCCTGAGTTCGTATCGGCGGAGTTGAATCCTGAGACGATTCAGCAGGCGACCGCGGCGCTGGTGCAGTCAGCCGATCGGGTGCATGGCGGTTTTGGCGGTGCTCCCAAGTTTCCGCATGCGATGGACATTCGTGTCTTGTTGCGGGGCTGGAAGCGATTTGGCGATGACAATGCTCTGCAGACGGCGCTGCTGACGCTGAGCAAGATGGCGCACGGCGGGATTTATGACCACCTCGGTGGCGGATTCCATCGCTATTCGACGGACGCATTCTGGCTCGTCCCGCACTTTGAAAAGATGCTGTACGACAACGCCCTGCTGGTCCCGGCGTATCTCGAGGCGTTTCAGATCAGCCGGGATGCCGGTTACGCGACTGTGGTGCGGGAGACGCTGGATTATGTGCTGCGGGAGATGACCGCTCCGGAAGGGGGCTTTTACAGTACGCAGGATGCGGATAGTGAAGGGGTCGAGGGTAAGTTCTTCGTTTGGACGGAAAAAGAAATCCTGGAAGTCCTGGGACCACTCGACGGGGAACTGTTCAACGATTGCTATGACGTCTCGCCGCGGGGGAACTGGGAAGGGCATTCGATTCTGAATCGGCCCAGAGGCTGGTCGGAACTGGCGGCGCTGCATGGGATGCCGCTCGAAGATCTGGAAGCACGGCTGAAGGGTAGTCGCGAAACTCTGCTGCGAGTGCGCGGTGAACGTGTGTGGCCTGGTCGCGACGACAAGATTCTCTCAGGCTGGAACGGCATGATGATCGCCGCCTTCGCACAGGCGTCGCTGGTGCTGGACGAGCCGCGTTATCGAGAGGCGGCCGTCAAAGGGTGTGAATTTGTCCTTGGACAGATGCGGGACGGCGCGGGACGGTTGCTGCATAGCTGGAAAGAGGGACGAGCCCGATTCGCGGCCTACCTGGACGATTACGCGTGCCTGATTGACGGTCTGGTTGAAACATTTCAGGCGAGCGGTCGGGTTGATTTTCTGGATGCCGCGCAGCAACTGGCCGAGGATGCGATCGAGCATTTCGCGGACAAGGAACAGGGAGGGTTCTTCTATACAGCGAACGATCACGAACAGTTAATAACGAGAACGAAGGATTCGCAGGACAATGCCACGCCGTCTGGAAACGGGATGATGGCCACGGCGCTTTTGAAGCTGGCCCGGCTGACGAGTCGGGCGGATCTAGAAGAGAGTGCGGTGCGGACTTTGGATTATCTGTCAGGGTTGCTGGCGGAGCATCCGCGAGCTGCAGGTCAGGCGCTGATTGCGCTGGATGCCCTGCTGGGGCCGTCGCCGGAGATTGTAATCAGCGACGCCGGCGACGGCCTGGCGGACCAACTGGCGAGAAAAGTGTGGGATGCGTTTCTGCCGAACAAGGTTTACGCCCGACGCAGCAAGTCGGACGCATCGACGCTGGAGTTATTCGCCGGCAAGGAGAGCGGAGCGACGTCCCAGCTGTTTCTCTGCGACCGGGGAGCGTGTCAGACGCCGGTGTCTGATCTGGCGGAAGCGGAACTCAAGATCGGCACTCTGGCCGGGCATTCGTCCTGA
- the pheA gene encoding prephenate dehydratase: protein MPKKKPTRAAASPRAQRKEKPVSVPKAVTRKKPSASPADRLKIVDRQLVQLLKDRVRLTIEHLQSLNDRRDVWFDSKNEQLLWEELEQVNQGELTRDVLRGVFRELLCAARSKVKTVRVAYLGPPFSFTHLAALERFGKTADLIPVNSIASVFEEVNKGHAEFGIVPIENSTDGRIVDTLDMFTRLPLRICGEVQMSVHHNLLSRSPRSEITEIYSKPQALSQCRDWLARNMPQAKIYDVTSTSTAAALAQTKPGAAAIASRQAAVQYQLDIVAETIEDNAHNVTRFAIIGDHETSQTGSDRTALLLQVPHTPGSLSDALTAFKNNKINLTWIESFPLRGPESGYLFFLDFEGHMKEPRIKKALQLLEKKAVRMEILGSYPRSEPLA, encoded by the coding sequence ATGCCCAAGAAGAAACCCACCCGCGCCGCTGCCAGCCCTCGCGCTCAGCGCAAAGAAAAACCGGTCTCGGTCCCCAAGGCCGTTACCCGGAAGAAACCTAGCGCTTCCCCCGCCGACCGTCTCAAGATCGTCGACCGGCAACTGGTGCAGTTGCTGAAGGATCGGGTGCGGCTGACAATCGAACACCTGCAGTCACTCAACGACCGCCGCGACGTGTGGTTCGATTCCAAGAACGAACAGCTGTTGTGGGAAGAGCTCGAACAGGTCAACCAGGGGGAACTGACGCGAGACGTGCTCCGCGGCGTGTTCCGCGAACTCCTGTGCGCCGCCCGCTCCAAGGTGAAGACGGTTCGCGTGGCCTATCTGGGTCCGCCGTTCAGCTTCACTCATCTGGCCGCATTGGAACGTTTTGGCAAGACCGCCGACCTGATCCCGGTCAATTCGATCGCTTCGGTCTTTGAAGAAGTGAACAAGGGGCATGCCGAGTTCGGGATTGTCCCCATCGAGAACAGCACCGACGGGCGGATTGTCGACACGCTGGATATGTTCACCCGTCTGCCGCTGCGGATCTGCGGTGAAGTGCAGATGTCGGTGCATCACAATTTGCTTTCCCGGTCACCACGGAGCGAGATCACCGAGATCTACAGCAAGCCGCAGGCGCTCTCGCAGTGCCGTGACTGGCTCGCCAGGAACATGCCGCAGGCGAAGATCTACGATGTGACGAGCACATCGACCGCGGCCGCTTTGGCGCAGACCAAGCCGGGCGCTGCAGCCATCGCCAGCCGTCAGGCGGCAGTGCAGTATCAGCTCGACATTGTGGCCGAGACGATCGAAGACAACGCTCATAACGTGACGCGATTTGCCATCATCGGCGACCACGAAACGAGCCAGACCGGCAGCGACCGCACGGCATTGCTGCTGCAGGTGCCGCATACGCCAGGTTCGCTCTCGGATGCCCTGACGGCGTTCAAGAACAACAAGATCAATCTCACCTGGATCGAGTCATTCCCGCTGCGTGGCCCGGAATCCGGCTACCTGTTCTTCCTCGATTTCGAGGGACACATGAAAGAGCCGCGGATCAAGAAGGCGCTGCAACTGCTGGAGAAAAAAGCCGTGCGGATGGAGATCCTGGGGTCGTACCCGCGAAGTGAACCGCTGGCCTAA
- the trpD gene encoding anthranilate phosphoribosyltransferase produces the protein MQQELRIALDHLLHGQSLDSATVQRAIGAIMDERCGDIETAALLTALAMKGETEEELAGAASAMRERATRIPSSRTNLLDTCGTGGDRMQTFNISTAAAFVIAAAGIPVAKHGNRSVSSSSGSADVLEALGVNIGLSAAEAGQCLDDVGICFCYARTFHTAMKHVAPVRQQLGFRTIFNLLGPLTNPANAQYQLIGVSTNATAAKIAGAVSRLNLKRAIVVCGNNQLDEVSLWGTTQVWDVTPGEIQQFAWNASHFGLPECSPEDLKITSKDDSAQVIRNILDGRPGPARNIVIANAAIALLCSGAVDTPAAGVQKAAEAIDQGRAAAILTKLVAWTNSSQS, from the coding sequence ATGCAACAGGAACTCCGCATCGCGCTCGATCATCTTTTGCACGGGCAGTCGCTCGACAGCGCCACCGTACAACGGGCGATCGGCGCCATCATGGACGAACGCTGCGGCGATATCGAGACGGCCGCCCTGCTCACCGCTCTCGCCATGAAAGGGGAAACCGAAGAAGAACTCGCCGGCGCGGCCTCGGCCATGCGGGAACGCGCCACTCGAATTCCTTCCAGCAGAACCAATCTGCTCGACACCTGCGGCACCGGCGGCGACCGCATGCAGACGTTCAACATCAGCACTGCCGCGGCCTTCGTCATCGCGGCCGCAGGCATCCCCGTCGCCAAGCACGGCAACCGCAGTGTCTCCAGCTCCAGCGGCTCGGCCGATGTCCTCGAAGCGCTCGGCGTCAACATCGGGCTCTCCGCGGCAGAAGCGGGACAGTGCCTCGACGACGTGGGCATCTGTTTCTGCTACGCCCGCACGTTTCATACGGCGATGAAGCATGTCGCGCCTGTGCGGCAGCAGCTCGGCTTTCGCACGATCTTCAACCTGCTCGGCCCGCTGACGAATCCGGCGAATGCCCAGTATCAGCTCATCGGCGTCTCCACCAACGCGACCGCTGCGAAGATCGCCGGCGCGGTCAGCCGCCTCAACCTCAAACGCGCCATCGTCGTCTGCGGCAACAATCAGCTCGATGAAGTCTCCCTCTGGGGCACGACGCAGGTGTGGGACGTCACCCCCGGCGAGATCCAGCAGTTCGCCTGGAACGCCTCACACTTCGGGCTGCCTGAATGCTCGCCGGAAGATCTGAAAATCACCTCGAAAGACGACAGCGCCCAGGTCATCCGCAACATCCTCGATGGCCGCCCCGGCCCGGCGCGGAATATCGTCATAGCCAACGCCGCCATCGCCCTGCTCTGCAGCGGTGCCGTCGATACACCGGCCGCAGGCGTCCAGAAGGCCGCCGAAGCCATCGACCAGGGCCGCGCCGCCGCCATCCTCACCAAACTCGTCGCCTGGACGAACAGCTCGCAGAGTTGA
- a CDS encoding (2Fe-2S)-binding protein, with amino-acid sequence MAHTVAPADPVLCHCLQVRQSTVDDCVTLLGASTFLEVREACGAGGGCMSCRRRIQMMIERRNQACPRITQD; translated from the coding sequence ATGGCTCACACCGTTGCCCCCGCCGATCCCGTCCTCTGCCATTGCCTTCAGGTGCGGCAGTCGACCGTCGATGACTGCGTCACCCTGCTCGGCGCATCAACGTTCCTCGAAGTTCGCGAAGCCTGCGGCGCTGGGGGCGGCTGTATGTCCTGCCGCCGCCGCATCCAGATGATGATCGAACGCCGCAATCAGGCCTGCCCCCGCATCACTCAGGACTGA
- the pyrE gene encoding orotate phosphoribosyltransferase: MYDKQALCNLFRERALKFGNFTLASGKQATYYLDGKQITLHSKGLQLVSEGLLDLIDLDNIQAVGGMSIGADPIVAGVLAAAAQRGRDLLGFLVRKESKGHGTNKFVEGPLVPGMKVAIVEDVVTTGGSSLLAVDRVQDFGCEVVQVLAIIDRMEGGAKNFAARQLPLKSLLTIQDFGITPPVVD; this comes from the coding sequence ATGTACGACAAACAAGCCCTGTGCAACCTGTTTCGTGAACGCGCCCTGAAGTTCGGCAACTTCACCCTCGCCTCTGGCAAACAGGCGACCTATTACCTCGACGGCAAGCAGATCACCCTGCACTCCAAAGGGCTGCAACTCGTCAGCGAAGGTCTGCTCGATCTCATTGACCTCGACAATATCCAGGCGGTCGGCGGCATGTCGATCGGTGCCGACCCCATCGTCGCCGGCGTCCTCGCCGCAGCCGCACAACGGGGACGCGACCTGCTCGGGTTCCTCGTCCGCAAGGAATCCAAAGGGCACGGCACCAACAAGTTCGTGGAAGGCCCCCTCGTCCCCGGGATGAAAGTCGCCATCGTCGAAGACGTCGTCACCACCGGCGGCAGCTCACTCCTCGCAGTTGACCGCGTCCAGGATTTCGGCTGCGAAGTCGTGCAAGTGCTGGCCATCATTGACCGCATGGAAGGGGGCGCAAAGAACTTCGCCGCCCGTCAATTACCCCTCAAGTCCCTGCTGACGATTCAGGATTTCGGCATCACCCCGCCGGTTGTCGATTGA
- a CDS encoding phosphoribosylanthranilate isomerase, translating into MWIKICGLTRVDIAREVARLAPDAIGLNFYAQSKRRVTVDIAAEIVSLLPASVTPVGLFVNHSPDEIRAICQRTGLKTIQLHGDETPEIVAELAEFQIIRAFRVGEAGLDHVAADLERYRTLGVTLHKCLIDAAVPGAYGGTGHRAPWEVLKRDWDSTWPPLVLAGGLTPANVSQAIAEVSPAGVDIASGAEASPGVQDLQKVLAFITSARQTPLALPNAVDPRSGTG; encoded by the coding sequence ATGTGGATTAAGATCTGCGGACTCACCCGAGTCGACATCGCACGCGAAGTCGCCAGGCTCGCCCCCGACGCCATCGGGCTGAACTTCTACGCCCAGTCCAAACGCCGCGTCACAGTCGACATTGCGGCCGAAATCGTGTCGCTGCTCCCTGCCAGCGTCACCCCGGTCGGCCTGTTCGTGAATCACTCGCCTGACGAGATCCGTGCGATCTGCCAGCGCACCGGGCTCAAGACCATTCAACTGCATGGTGATGAAACTCCGGAGATTGTGGCCGAACTGGCCGAGTTTCAGATCATCCGGGCGTTTCGCGTCGGCGAGGCCGGACTCGACCACGTCGCCGCCGATCTCGAACGTTATCGCACACTCGGCGTCACCTTGCACAAATGCCTGATCGACGCCGCGGTGCCCGGCGCTTACGGCGGCACAGGTCATCGCGCTCCCTGGGAAGTGCTGAAACGCGACTGGGATTCGACCTGGCCTCCGCTGGTGCTGGCCGGCGGCCTCACGCCCGCTAACGTGAGTCAGGCGATTGCCGAAGTCTCCCCTGCCGGAGTCGACATTGCCAGCGGTGCTGAAGCGTCACCTGGCGTTCAGGATCTTCAGAAAGTTCTCGCTTTCATTACATCAGCCCGGCAGACGCCGCTCGCTCTCCCGAACGCTGTTGACCCCCGTTCCGGAACGGGATAA